A segment of the Candidatus Protochlamydia naegleriophila genome:
GCCAATCAATTGCCCGCTCATATCAAGATAAATGCCTCCCGAGCTGCCAGACCTCGTCCATCCTGTCACAGACGCGCACATCGATCCTGGCGATCCATGGCACTGAGAAACAATAGAGACCCTAAGCCCACTGTCTGCTATTTCCGCAAACAGACACTCTTGATTTGAATTGAAGCTGATCTGTGGAACATAACACGGAAGTTGTTCAGAAAGCTTAAGCAAGCAATAGTCCATTTCTCCGCCATCTTCAATAACCTTTGTCGCAGCCACTGGTTTGTAGCAATATTGATCGCTTGTGTAATGCACCTCGATGCTTTTCATTAATGCATTGAGATTGGCTCCGCAGACCAAACGATTGGATTCTCCGATGAGATGCTTTGGAATCAACACAACATCTGGGCCGATAAATACCGCCATCCCCTTATAAAATCCGCTCACGGATAATGATGCCATGCAATTTTGAGCTACATCCATGGCTGTTTGCCATTTCGGCCACTGTCGATACATGCTATCTAAAGCCCCTGAAATGGGCCGACTGTATTCTAAAGAAGTGTATGGAGAGTAGTAACTGATGCCAAACATATTAACCTCGCGATGGATTTTATTTTCAAAGGCTCGATGGCAACACAATAGTCTTCTCTCAAATTTTAAGGTATTTTTTTCCAGTGGAATACCAAAAAGACTGCAAAAAAGTTATTCGAATAGATTTTAATTCCTCTAAGACAAGCTCACACTATCTTCGAGGTGAGCTTCTATAGTGGGATCGAACATACGTTCCATCTTTTCTGTGATATCCTCTGACAGCAACTGTTTTTGCCCTACCAGTGATTGAGCTGATTTCACCATATCCACTCGATATGGAATTGATAGAATTTGATGCAATTTTGCTAGGTTTAGAAGAAAATAGCTCAGAAGAATTTGCTGAATGGCCAGAGAGAAGATTAGTCTCTTCGCCGATTGCGTTAATTTCAATGCCAGAATCGGTAGCAAACTTCTTTGCATGATACAGATTGAAATAAGAATAGCTTGTATTTGGATTGCGCTGCTCTCTAATCGTTATCTTTTGCGATCCATCAAAAACCAATTTGCATGGACAAGCGCCATAGTCAGCGATTTGTATTTTCCCCCAATACTCATCTCCGACTTGATGAAACTCCAAAACTTTAGTCCCTATTTTTAGTGCGAGAGACCCACTATCGGTTAAATAGCCCGCAAAGGCATTCAAATCCTCAGCCACTAGGTTTATAGCAAACCATTTTTTTTGATCTTCACTCGAAACAAGCCAGCTCCCTTCTAGCGGACTTTTTACTTGCAAAACGAGCTTTTTTTCTTCCTTGCAATCTTCAACGATTACATGATCCTCACTCAATACACTCATCCCGAGCGAGCTGCAACTCGTGCAAGTAGCTAGTAGATAGAAAAGAATTGCCAATCTGCCAATGATCGTTTTCATTTAAAAACATCCATTTTATGTTAATGGCAGAAGAGTATGAATTATAGATCTAATTCTAGCAAGTAGATTAACCCAAAAAGGACAAATCAATTAATAATAATAAATGAATTGTTATTAATAAAACCAAGAGTGGAATAAAAAAATCTTAATCTATATATCTTGAAAAGGTTTTCTATAGCTTAAGTTTTGAGACGCATGGGTCTACATAAGCATCGACTGCAAGGGTTGCTTAAGTCTACTGGATAAGTAACAAAAAACTTTATTAACAAACATAAAAACCCTCATAACAGACTGTGAGACCTCTTTAAAAAAAGAGCCAACTTTGAATTGTTTCTTTTTCTGTATTAAAGTTTGTCCAATCCTCTAGAGAAATATAATGTTGACTTTTTCCTATTACTGAATTAAATTCCCTGCCTAAAAAAAGGCCATTATTATGCAATCCAAGCTAAATAAAACTGCAATTTTATTTTCGTTTTTCTTTAGTTTATTTTTACTACTGCAAACAGCTGATCTTACAGCGGGTGGGTGGGGTAAAAATGATCATATTTGCGAACATGAAGGAACTATTTGGAATGGTGTTTATTTCGATATGAATGGATTAAACTTCTCAGCTTCCATTCCCAATTACTCTGGCACCTCACTTCAAAATGGGATAGTATCCATAAATGGCAATGTAAAAGAGGATGGATATGTGATTATCACCTCTTTTAATTCAGGCTTCACCCCCCAAAAATCTGCTAAAGAATTTGCGAAAATGATTCAAGATGCGAATCCAAACTACCTCGTTAATATTGTCGAATGCAAAAAGCTAGGAGCTAAATACGCTGTGGACATGATTCCAATCAATTCAAACGACACAGCTTTTTGGCGTTTTTTATCGACGAATGATCGACTCATTAAAATGGGTAGTGATGATGCCAACGCCAATCGCAGACTATACTTTTTTGAAAGTATTTTCATTCATTAATCTTCTGGATGACGCTTCAACAGGATTGCTGCTATGGCAATCCTGCCCTGCCATACAATAAAACCTCTTCTATTCCCGTTTATAGTCCTTATACCGTCCCACAAAATTCGACGTAGGCTTTACTCCCTCACTTCCCAAGGATGTAAAATTATTTACCAGGGAAGAGCTTCACTTAAGTGATAAAAACCACCTGTGGGGCCATTTTCTGGCAAAAGTGCTAGTTCTACACTCGTCTTTCCCCCCTCCTCCAAATCTAGCGGTGCATCAGGTCCTCCCATTTCAGTCTTTACCCAGCCAGGATGGGCAGAATTGACCTTAATCTTAGTATGTCTCAATTCATGCGCAAGATGTACTGTAAAAGCATTCAAAGCTGTTTTAGAGGCATCATAGGCAAATAATTTGCCATCGTAAATGGAACTCTTAGGATCAGAATGAAGAGTTAGCGAAGCCAAAATGCTCGAAAGATTCACAATTCTGCCTGCTTCAGAGCGTTTGAGAAGTGGAAGAAGTGTTTGCGTCAGGCTGATTAGATTAAAAAAGTTTGTGTCAAACGTTTTGCGCAAAAGCTCTGCCGGGACTGAGCTTGCCGTGCGCGCATCATTTTCTGCATGATTTTCAAGCAAAACGCCGGCATTATTGATTAAAATGTCGAGCTTACCATAGTTAGTTTCGATGTACTTCCGAATGGCATCATGATCTGAAAGTGTATCGACGTCGAACAAAAAAGGAATGGCAGAAATTCCCCTTGCTTTCAACTCTTCAGCAGCCTCCTCTCCTTTTAATTTATCCCTCGCTCCTAAAATAACAGTTACCCCTTCTTCACCTAATCTTCGAGCTGTTTCAAATCCAATTCCTCGATTAGCCCCTGTAATAAAAGCTATTTTACCTGCGTCTTTATGCATAGAACCTCCCCATTACTTAAAAACATTTTTGAACAATTGGATAATGTTTGCCATCAATATTTTTTTAGAAGGTTCTGCATGAATGAACGTTTGAGAACTTTTGATTGGCAGATTATCTCTTTTAATATAACTTTTCCCTTCTTATAATTAGTCATAAATAAAGCGAATTGAAACCTTTTTATTCTCAATAATACACATCTATTTCTACATAAAAGCTCGGGAGTCATCCAATGATAGGAAAAAGTTTTGCAAGTGATAACTATGCCGGCATTCATCCTCATATTTTAAAAGCCATTCATGATGCCAATGAAGGGCACGCTCAAGCCTATGGAAATGATCGTTATACACAAGATGCGATCGCTTTATTTAAGCAGCATTTGGGCCAGACTATTGACGTCTATTTTGTCTGCAATGGAACGGCAGCAAATGTTCTTAGCTTGAATACCTTACTTAAATCCCACCAAGCCATCATCTGCGCTGATTCGGCTCATATCAATGTAGATGAGTGCGGATCGGCTGAAAAGTACACAGGATGCAAATTGCTTACTGTTGCCACAAAAGATGGCAAGCTTACGGTCGAAGGCATTGCTCATTATTTAACCCTTCGAGGCAATCAGCACAAGGTGCAGCCTAAACTAATTTCCATTTCTCAAAGCACTGAATCGGGCACTGTCTACACGCTAGAAGAAATTAAGCAAATCACAGATTTTGCCCATGCAAACAATCTTTTTGTGCACATGGATGGATCCCGCCTAAGCAATGCCATTGTGAGTTTAAACACAAACTTAGCAGCCATGACAAAAGAAGCTGGCATTGATGTCCTCTCCTTTGGCGGGACAAAGAATGGGATGATGATGGGAGAGGCTGTCATTTTCTTTAATAAAGAACTAGCTGAAGATTTTCCATACATTCGCAAGCAAGGCATGCAGCTAATTTCTAAGATGCGGTTTATCTCCACACAGTTTATCGCTCTGCTAAAGGATGATTTATGGCTCAAAAATGCTCGTCAAGCGAATGCGATGGCGCAACTTTTAGCAAATGAGATAAAAAAAATTCCGGCTATCAAATTAAGTCAGGAACCCCAAGCCAATGCCGTCTTTGCTTGCCTTGACCCCAAACTCATTCCTCTCTTGCAGGAAAAGTATTACTTTTATATTTGGAATGAAACGCTGTCTGAAGTGCGTTGGATGACGTCTTGGGACACAACGGCTGAGGACATTCAGAACTTTGTCGCCTGCATCAAGCAAACGCTTCAATCACACTCTTAGATTAGGGTGTGTCAAATCATAATGGCTGCGTTCAAGATTTGAAACGTTGTTTTAGATCTATCAGTCCCTCAGGAATCGATAGTCTAAAACAACTCATGACTTGTACACTTATAGCATGCAACTTAGCCTACAGTCCTTACGGCATAGTACTAGCGCTGATAAAAACATTACACGTATACATTTTAAATCCATCCTGTTAATTTAATTAATTAAAAACCATTAACTTATTTCAATAACAATAATTTAAAGAAGACAATGATAAGATTATTTGCATTTCTGGGATTGCTGTTAACTCATCAAGTTTTTGCTGCTATAGTTACTTATGAAGAGGCTTTTCACGACCTGTCCACGACTCCTGTATCTCAGCTTGATTTCAATATCAGCAAACTGAATGCCTCTTTGAATAATGAAGCAGATGGAATTAAGAGAAAGCGGAAAATAAGCTATTCAAAAAAAGATGATGAATTTGACTATTCTTTCGAGTTATCCGTTTCTGTTTACGATGTTCAAGCGGTCAACTGTTTTAAAGACCTGATCAATCCAAAGTTGATCCATTGTGAAATCACGCTATCTTCCGATTACACTAATAGCCATTTGCACGAGAGAGTGAAAAGAAATAAAGAACTCTATCAAGAGATTCTGAATGCTGCCAAATCGATCATTCATCGCTCTTTTGAGCCTGCTTATCTTAAAGTCACCATAAAAAAGGAGAAAGAGAAAAAAATAGACGATCCTACCTTTGCAAACATCGATATAGATTTTCTAAGATTGCTTCCGATTGATTACGAAGTCTTAGTCGTATGGGAGAGCGGCATCCCCTTTTATCAAGATGCCTTTTTCCATTAAGGCAATCCTTTTTCTTTGGTTAAAATATTTTCTTTGACAAGAAAGCGTCAAAAAAAAATAATTAAAAATCATAAACATATCAAGCAGAAAATCACATTTTCAGCGCTCCAACCATGCTGGCCCATACCCCTCTTCAACGTGTTGCTTTTTCTAACTATCGAAACAGACTGGAAGTCATACTCAAGATTCTCTTGAGTCGTGAATTGGCTGATTCTTTATTAAACCAACAGGAGGAAGAAATGAAAAAATTAGCTTTTTCTCTTATCGCATGCTTAGCATTTACGCAATCTACGTATGCTGCGACTTCGGCTCTCACTGAAAGTTTATTGGAATACGAGGCAATTACTTCTACCATAGGCACAAATCCTAATTTTCAAGATATCATTAGCCCAAACGAATTTATTATTGATATCAAGAGAATCACGCGCCGTGTCGATATTACCGGACTAGTCAAATATGCAATCGTGACACGCGTCATAGATGGAGTGGGAGACCAAAGCTCGTCCGAAAGACGCAAGCACAGACATCACCACAATAATACATACATTGCAACGCTTGATGTTTCACCAAATCCTGGAATTGGGCCCAACATTGTGACCGTTTTGAGCATTACGCAAAGACATCGTCAAATGAATACCTATTTTGATACAGATCTTCCAGATAATTCAAACTAATTCGTATGAAACCTCCTTGCCGAGAACCATCTAACGGCAAGGAGGCAAAGCGTATAAAGACTCCCTCTATTCACATTCACATTCACATTTCCAAATTGCAAGCATTCAAATGTATAATCTTCACATTCAAAGTTAGTCAGCTACTGAAGTTTTATCGTGATCCTGACAATCCATCCCCACTCTAAATTTTTGAAAATCTCCCAAGAGCCCATCTACATGGATCTATTTAAAATTAAGAAAGGATGATGAATCCCCTCTTTGAGACTCTTCTCAGAAAACATAAAGATATTGAAAACAAATTTAAAATTTAACTATAGAGACTTAGGCGACCGAAAAAAAATTGACGAACAAACGGATTCAAAATTTAAGGAGAGAGTGATGTTGGTTTTACAAAATGCATATAGACGCGTTTTCTTTCTGTTTTTGCTCATATGTGGGCCATCGCTTGTGTATAGTGATAATTGTGCGCAAGATTATGGAGTACTCGATCAAAAAAAAGAAGGTGATTTAACTGACCAATCGAGAAAAAACTGCAAAAAACATAAACAGTTGTCTTATTATTTATACATAGCAGACTTTGTAAGAAGTTTTATTGAAATACCCACCTCTAATGTTACAGTTGACAGTACAACACTATCTTCTAAATATTTAGCAGGAAGAGCACCGATTTATAACACGCGAAATGAAAAAGTGGGAACATGCTCCGCTTCATTTTTATGCATGCAAAATGAAGATGGCATATTTACAGATATCTCTAATTATTTATCGGTTGACAATGGGCTCATCGTCACCTGGTTCACGCCTACCACCCTAATCAATTTGGAATTAGACAGCATTCTCCATTCGATGGTTACCGAATGCATTGTTAAAGCGTCCACTAAAGTTGGTTTTAATCCCTTTTATGGAAAAACATTCAATATGATTGTTTCGTCTGATGATCAAAAAAATATATTTCAAATTGTCTAAAATATAATCGAATCAAAAAGAATAAAATTTTTCCGCAAAGAATAGTGGCAAACTTGCAAGGCTTGCAAATCAAACCACCCACTCGACAGCATTTATGGACTTGATGAACAAGTTTAATTTTTTGTTCACTCTTGTCCATAAGCGCCTAGTTACATGGGTCAAATATCTCCAGTAACATTTGCAAAGTAAGCAGCAAAGAAGAATTTAGATCTGTTTTCTCCCCTTCTTTCATACTCTTTCTATGCTATTGAATGCACCAAACCTTGCAAACGAATTACGGCGCACTATTTAACAGAGCAGGAACATTGCTTGGTGACTCGCACAATCTTAATCAAAAATATTTTTTACACAAAAAGCTAGAATATTTTTTTCCTTTTCCTTAGGATTCAATTTTCCAGGGATAGAAATTTTCAACCAACAAAGAGAGGATGAAAAAAATATGAAACGTATTTTTTTAGGACTTACACTTTTACTTTCAACACAAGTTGTTGATGTTTTTGCCAATGATAATCAAGCTGCTGAAACATTTGAAATACAACAAGTCAATGAGCTAAATGAAGCCCGCTCTCGCAGGAATGATGACAAAATCCTTCCACGTGTAGGGAAAACCATTTTTTCTACATCAAGTGCTGCAATATTCGCGGATGGCACAATTACCAACACCGACTCAACTCTGACTGTCCTCAATAAAGGTCAGGGCCTTGCTAGAATTAGCATTGGGAGTTTATTTGGCGTACATGAGTTTCTTATAGGGCGAGTTGGAAATGAATATTTTGGAACGAGCGTTGACCGTGAAGGGACCATTGTTTTGGAACGAGTCAGCGATAAGCATCTAGAAGTCACCTTGACTCGCATAGTTGATGCGACTAGTTTACCCATTCAAGTTCGTATAAGATTCCGCCTATAATTTAAAAGCGAAAAATCCCGGCTCATGAGTTGTACAACTCATGAGCCGATGATCATCTATCTTCCCCATTAGAAGCCTGTTGTTTGATTACCCGCTATAAGTTCATGAGCATGTCAGCTTTCGAATGATCTATGGAAATATCAGCTATTAAGCAAAATAGGGGTAAAGCCAACTTTCGCATATCCTTATAATTGAACAATATATAATTCTGTGTCATTTAGATATCTTAAAGCCATCCAAGAAATGCTTCAATTGGGCATCCCCCTCGAAACATAGATCGAGATCGCTAATCGCTTACTGGGGGCTCTAAAATCAGTCGGCCTAAAGGCCTCTAAAAAATACGCGTTCATTTTACTTTATAGACGTTAACAAAAAGCGGGCTTGGATAGGAATAATTAAGCTTGATTGATTTCCATCAAGCAGTCTGTGCTTGGATGCAGATGTTGTGAGAGGCCTTTAGGCCGGCTGATTTTAGAGCCCATACTGAGCGATTAGCGAACTGTGGGTAGCGAGATAAAGAACAAGAAGAGCTTGAATAGCAACTGATTGCCAATTACTTAGGACAGTTGGCTTTACTCCTTTCTATAAAGCAGGGATTCAGAATTAATGCAGAGATTTTGCTGTCTACTTGCACTTCTTTTCATTCATCATTTTCTCTGATAGCGCAGCATTCAAGTTCCAATAAACGGGATCGAAGGTTATTTCTATAATAATCAATACTACACGCCCCTTAGCAAGACTTCTTCACAGAACCGCAATTTAGATAATCTATTAGCTCTTAAAAAAAAGCACGCCTAAAGCCATTATCATAGGCTTAGACGTGCTATGCTGATCCTAAACAAGCAGAGAATTAGTTAATTGTCACACCAGCACTCGCAAAACCCGTCACAGTGTTGATAAGCGTGACCCCGGTTGCTGTAATGGTGTATACCATCAGCAAACGCGTTTGTGCAGTCACAGGTATGCTCAAACCAGTCGTAATGCCGCTGCTAATAGTACCAATAGCTACTACGCCTGTTAATGGAGGGGTTAAAGTGACAAGCGCACCAGGAACAGGAGCAAAGGTATTGTTAGGTGTTGGAGAACTGTACAGTTGCGCTGTAATCGTGACAGTAGTGCCCACTAAGGATAAAGCGACTGTGTTAGAGAAATCAGCCGAAATGGAAGTGATTGTTCCATCGCGCGGCATCGAAAAGGCGAAATCATTGATCAGCGTTTGATCGATAAGCCCACCTGTGAGCGTAACACCGGTTAAAGAACCTCCAAAACCTAATGTGGATCCTGTTCCCACCAAACCACCAGCAATGGAAGTCATGACAATAGGTGTGCCAGAAGCATAAGGAATGATTGCGCCGGCGCCAGCTACCCCTGGAGCTCCAGTTGCTCCTGTAGGCCCACTAGTTCCAGTAGCTCCGGTAGGACCTATCGCCCCTGGAAGCCCAGCAGGGCCTGGTATCCCGGCCGGTCCCGTCGGTCCTATTGCCCCTGCAGGGCCTGTTGGACCTGTTGCCCCGTTACTCCCCCCGCAAGAGCCATGTGGATGAAAGTATTGTTCCAACTTATGCAAACCATTCTCATTAACTTCAATAAATGAAGAATCAATATTTTCGTTGATTTCAATATATGTAGAATCAATATTGTCATAAGGATTTGAAACTGCCTGAATCGCCGTTTTATCTTCATCAAGCAAATAGGCGGTATTTTTTTTGACTTCCCCTTCGGCATTCATCTGCTGTTTTAAAATCAAATTGTGTTCTGGCAAGTAATATAAAGAAATTTCTCTTCCATCGAGGGCTTCTTTCTTGATCAGAAGATTAAAGTTCTCCGGCGCACTATTAAAGGCTTCGAGAGCTTCTTGAAGTTTTTCTTTATTACAATCTTCAGCACAAACAGCATTTGTTAAGAAACAAAGATTTGCTGCAAAAAACAATGATCTAAGATGGCTCATAGTCTCTCCATGTTAACTTTCGAACCCTTATAAAGTATTTTTAATTAAAAAAAACACTCAAAAAATTTTTTAGTCTTTTTTTCAAAAAATCACATTACACCCTCTCAAAATCATCAGTACAGTTACGTAAAGCAAATCGCTTTCAAACGGCTATTTTATACCTAAAAGCTATACTCGAGCTAACTCATTTGATAGCTTCTTAACTCTGCTATAAATTCAACAATAGCAGATGGCATCTCTTTTTTTTAATAAGTTGCAAATGATGAATAAAAAAATTGATTGAAAAAAGTTAAAAAAACCGTCCCATTAGCGTCCCGTTGCGGGATTTAAGCTAACTAGACTGTGTGAAGAAAAGGCTCTAGAAAAGGTTTGGGGGCCGTTGGACGCAGAACTTTTAACTGGTTAAGATAACTCTAAGGCTTGTGAAATACAGTGGTAAAGATCGCATGATAAGAATGAATGCTAACAAACTGAAATTGGCCTATTTCGATTTAGCAGCACCATTTTACGCCAATTCTCTAAAATTATTCAATTGTGTAGCTCATAAAATTTGACAACAAAAAATTTTCTTTTGACAACAAAACACTTTCTAATGATAGTCCTCTTGAAAAGTGGGCCGGGAGGAATCAACTGTGAAAATAAAATTTATTATTCTCGCTTTAGTAACTGCTACAATTAATCTTTTTGCCGATCAAAGTTCTCCTTATAAATGCAGAATGTCGGGAAATGAATTAGAGGCTGATATCATAGTAATAGGTGGTGGTGCAGCAGGTTGCATACTGATGAGCGAGTTATCGGAGAATGGTCTCTTTTCAGTATTAGGAATAGAAGGGGGACTAAATTTAACAAATGATCCAGCAATACAGCAAGTGGGCCTCCCAGCATTTCTATTGCCTGCGACAGGAAGGGCCCAGTATTTTTGGCCTGGATGGACTCAATCCTTACCAATGCCAGGACTCAATGGGCGAACAAGTGATTGGACAACAGGAATGCTATTGGGCGGAGGCTCATCAATTAATGGATTATACTATGGCCGAGGCTCGAATACCATGTATTCGCGATGGGAAGAAGTTTCCGGCAGCGCCAATTGGAGTCTAGATAACATTCTGAAAACCTTCAAGGCCCTTGAAAACTACCAAGGATTGGCAGTTACACCAAGAGCACGAGGAGCTAACGGTGCTGTCAATGTGCTACAGACACCTACAATGTCGCAGGTAACATCGCAAGTCCTATTACCTGCATCACAAGCAGCGTTTCCTTTTCTTCCAATAGTAGCGGACTATAATAGCCCAGGTGTACAGAACTGCATCGACCCTCGTGCACAATGGTTTATTGACCCTACCGGTACAAAACGAGTGAGCAGCGCAACAGCCTATTTAAATAGCAGAGTTATGACGCCAGAAGGTCAAGGAGTTAATGGACACAAACTGTTTATGCTCTTCGATTCGGTAGCTGTGAAAATAATATTCGACAAACATGGACGGGCCAAAAAAGTAAGATATGTAAAAGATGGTCAAATCTTTCAAGCAAAAGCTCGGAAAGCCGTTGTTTTGACAAGCGGGATCAACAGTAGCAAACTGTTACAGCTTTCAGGCATAGGTCCGTCTCAAGTCTTGAAGAATGCAGGGATTAAACCCGTTTTCATTAATGAGAACGTAGGAAAACATCTCCAAAACCACCCGCTCATCTTTATTACAATGTTAGCGGATCCAAAACTTAGTGGCATACCATCTGGAGCTCCGTATGCATTTACTATCAATAATGTCTACTTGCCTGTCGTAGGTGGTAATGCCAACGACCCACGAATGCTGCAGATCTTGTTCGAATACATACCTGCTACCGAAAAGACACCTCCACTATTAGCGATTGGATTTGACCTTTTGAATCCACTGAGTGAAGGTAGTGTCACAATTCAAAGTGATAACCCGTTTCAGATAGCCGCAGCGGACGACGGTTTTTACCAAGATCCTTTAGATCTCGCGAATATGAAAAGTGCTGTCTCGGTCTATATTCGCGCTCTCTTAGAGCAACTAAATATCTTGTACCCATTTCCATCGCCTTACTTTAGACCTATTTTAAGTGATCCGATCAACTTAGTCATCCTTTCCAATTATAATGACGAAGTGGTTGAGCAGTACGTGAAAAACAACAGCAATCTATCACTAGATATACACCACTTTGTATCTCATTGTAAAATGGCACCCCTGGACGCTGGAGGTGTTGTAGATGGCAACACACGTGTTTATGGCACAAAGAACGTTTTTGTAGCGGATAACTCTATCTGTCCGGTGATTCCTGACATTAATACTACAGCACCAGCTATGATGATCGGATTACGGACTAGTAAAATCCTAAAACATGTCTTACGTAAATGAAAATAACAGTGAAACAATCAAAATGAAAAAAAATATTTTATTTCTTTTAATGCCACTCTTTTTTTTCATAGTAGCTCATACACAAGCTCAAGAAGGGAGAGTTCAAGACTTCTGCTATTATGAGGGCAACTGCTATGTTAATAAGGCGAATTTCTATGGCAAATTTTTGACAGGTGCTAATTTTCTGCAAAATACAACAATCAATAGAAATAAATCTACATATCAAACAGGGTATATTATTGCGGGTTATTTGGGGTATTGTTGGCGTAATGGCTTGCGTTTGGAAGGTGAATATGCTTATAGAAGAAATGCTATAAGGAAAATCCATTTCTTTGGAGAAGATTCTTCCAAGCATGGATATTTCCAAGGGTCTTCGTGTATGGCCAACCTATTATGGGATTTGTCTTTATCTTCTTTGGGATGCGCATTTTGTAATATTCAGCCTTTTATTGGAGCTGGCATTGGTTATGATTTCCAACAAATGCATTCGTCAAATTCTCGTATTGTTTTTAAGCAAAAATGGAACCATTTTTCTTGGCAATTGATGACTGGATTAGCTTATCCAATCTTCCGCAATGCAAAGATTACTCTGGAATACAAATTCCATCAGGGAAGCTGTCTTTTCTATAGCCACTCTGTCGGAGTTGGACTCACATATAAATTTGGCTAATGTTGGAAGGAATGGAGTGAAAAGTGGAGCAATTGCACCTATTCAGAACTTTGACTGAGAAAGTCATAAACTTATTTATACATTTTTCACGAATAAATTATCTGAAATTTGTTGAAATAAGTTCTTTTCATTCCATGGCAAGTATGGAGTATTGCAATTCGCGAAAGCCGTCTTCCTGGCCAGCCAATTTCTTCTTTGCACTCAAACAAACTACACTCTAACCTATTTTGCAGGGGTCAGCTCACGAAACAGGAAAAATTCGGAAGTTAATAAATTTGGATTATTAAAGAAATAATGTTTCTTAACGTGCAAATTTTTCCGTTTCGTGAGCTGACTCCTGCCAACCAAATTTTTGGCCCAAGAAAAAAAATCGTGTATAGGAATTCTTTCTTAATACCTT
Coding sequences within it:
- a CDS encoding trypsin-like peptidase domain-containing protein, which codes for MFGISYYSPYTSLEYSRPISGALDSMYRQWPKWQTAMDVAQNCMASLSVSGFYKGMAVFIGPDVVLIPKHLIGESNRLVCGANLNALMKSIEVHYTSDQYCYKPVAATKVIEDGGEMDYCLLKLSEQLPCYVPQISFNSNQECLFAEIADSGLRVSIVSQCHGSPGSMCASVTGWTRSGSSGGIYLDMSGQLIGIHLGQSTGLCYGESGQERKILLAKDLAKRSSYLCPLDKAFNPISLPVCLSPTQSNVCYVQQKDVRVPLIKPDKQGYVCESREIHITNAERGIQIDIKQMVQNPKTRKSQTVKVATLSYQIFLVDGGKERANIHNNKGSPSSYSKESAAAFYTHITQMFHANISQFKNESQWPKSFSFTFKKFPFIARSIDP
- a CDS encoding SDR family oxidoreductase, whose amino-acid sequence is MHKDAGKIAFITGANRGIGFETARRLGEEGVTVILGARDKLKGEEAAEELKARGISAIPFLFDVDTLSDHDAIRKYIETNYGKLDILINNAGVLLENHAENDARTASSVPAELLRKTFDTNFFNLISLTQTLLPLLKRSEAGRIVNLSSILASLTLHSDPKSSIYDGKLFAYDASKTALNAFTVHLAHELRHTKIKVNSAHPGWVKTEMGGPDAPLDLEEGGKTSVELALLPENGPTGGFYHLSEALPW
- a CDS encoding threonine aldolase family protein, whose translation is MIGKSFASDNYAGIHPHILKAIHDANEGHAQAYGNDRYTQDAIALFKQHLGQTIDVYFVCNGTAANVLSLNTLLKSHQAIICADSAHINVDECGSAEKYTGCKLLTVATKDGKLTVEGIAHYLTLRGNQHKVQPKLISISQSTESGTVYTLEEIKQITDFAHANNLFVHMDGSRLSNAIVSLNTNLAAMTKEAGIDVLSFGGTKNGMMMGEAVIFFNKELAEDFPYIRKQGMQLISKMRFISTQFIALLKDDLWLKNARQANAMAQLLANEIKKIPAIKLSQEPQANAVFACLDPKLIPLLQEKYYFYIWNETLSEVRWMTSWDTTAEDIQNFVACIKQTLQSHS
- a CDS encoding exosporium glycoprotein BclB-related protein produces the protein MSHLRSLFFAANLCFLTNAVCAEDCNKEKLQEALEAFNSAPENFNLLIKKEALDGREISLYYLPEHNLILKQQMNAEGEVKKNTAYLLDEDKTAIQAVSNPYDNIDSTYIEINENIDSSFIEVNENGLHKLEQYFHPHGSCGGSNGATGPTGPAGAIGPTGPAGIPGPAGLPGAIGPTGATGTSGPTGATGAPGVAGAGAIIPYASGTPIVMTSIAGGLVGTGSTLGFGGSLTGVTLTGGLIDQTLINDFAFSMPRDGTITSISADFSNTVALSLVGTTVTITAQLYSSPTPNNTFAPVPGALVTLTPPLTGVVAIGTISSGITTGLSIPVTAQTRLLMVYTITATGVTLINTVTGFASAGVTIN
- a CDS encoding GMC family oxidoreductase, with protein sequence MKIKFIILALVTATINLFADQSSPYKCRMSGNELEADIIVIGGGAAGCILMSELSENGLFSVLGIEGGLNLTNDPAIQQVGLPAFLLPATGRAQYFWPGWTQSLPMPGLNGRTSDWTTGMLLGGGSSINGLYYGRGSNTMYSRWEEVSGSANWSLDNILKTFKALENYQGLAVTPRARGANGAVNVLQTPTMSQVTSQVLLPASQAAFPFLPIVADYNSPGVQNCIDPRAQWFIDPTGTKRVSSATAYLNSRVMTPEGQGVNGHKLFMLFDSVAVKIIFDKHGRAKKVRYVKDGQIFQAKARKAVVLTSGINSSKLLQLSGIGPSQVLKNAGIKPVFINENVGKHLQNHPLIFITMLADPKLSGIPSGAPYAFTINNVYLPVVGGNANDPRMLQILFEYIPATEKTPPLLAIGFDLLNPLSEGSVTIQSDNPFQIAAADDGFYQDPLDLANMKSAVSVYIRALLEQLNILYPFPSPYFRPILSDPINLVILSNYNDEVVEQYVKNNSNLSLDIHHFVSHCKMAPLDAGGVVDGNTRVYGTKNVFVADNSICPVIPDINTTAPAMMIGLRTSKILKHVLRK
- a CDS encoding outer membrane protein; amino-acid sequence: MSYVNENNSETIKMKKNILFLLMPLFFFIVAHTQAQEGRVQDFCYYEGNCYVNKANFYGKFLTGANFLQNTTINRNKSTYQTGYIIAGYLGYCWRNGLRLEGEYAYRRNAIRKIHFFGEDSSKHGYFQGSSCMANLLWDLSLSSLGCAFCNIQPFIGAGIGYDFQQMHSSNSRIVFKQKWNHFSWQLMTGLAYPIFRNAKITLEYKFHQGSCLFYSHSVGVGLTYKFG